In Paracoccus sp. TOH, a single window of DNA contains:
- a CDS encoding glucan biosynthesis protein D, with protein MYSRKLARRTVLQAALGGGAFFLLPQIARATEDGAGNGEPVPFSFDMLTQRARELAQQAYQPPRVDDAEILEQVDYDHHNEIRFRQEQALWRDEPVASQVRFFFPGRYFKQPVHLYTLQDGMASEIPFSLDLFDIPPDNPARRLAKTDGFAGFSVMDAKTGLDWMAFLGASYWRTSGYSGQFGLSARGLAIDTAIPDGPEEFPLFTHFWLEPETDNGLTAYALLDSPRAAGAYRIVSRRGEGVVQDVTARIFMRDAVERLGIAPLTSMYWFGKNTPHLAADWRPEIHDSDGLEIQTSSGERIWRPLNNPPHTMANTFAAPSVKGFGLMQRERNFEQYQDDGVFYEKRASAWVAPKGDWGDGTVTLVELRTEDEIHDNIVAFWQPAAPAKPGDAYALDYTLSWLKDSPLTGSTGQFVAVRVGAGGVPGQPRPRDTMKIVCDFTPHGLGPDHEPRFNITASRGVVSNDAVYPIVGRPTWRAMFDLGFGSFDEQAPRDDSPIDLRAFVSNGDAAVTETLLLQLFPAQLRALLANKP; from the coding sequence ATGTATTCGCGAAAACTCGCCCGCCGCACTGTGCTGCAAGCCGCTTTGGGCGGCGGTGCCTTTTTCCTGCTGCCGCAAATCGCCCGGGCGACAGAGGATGGCGCCGGCAACGGCGAGCCGGTGCCGTTTTCCTTTGATATGCTGACGCAACGCGCCCGCGAGCTGGCGCAACAGGCCTATCAGCCACCGCGCGTCGACGATGCCGAAATCCTGGAACAGGTGGATTACGACCACCATAACGAGATCCGCTTTCGCCAGGAACAGGCGCTTTGGCGCGACGAGCCGGTGGCCTCGCAGGTGCGGTTCTTCTTTCCCGGCCGTTATTTCAAGCAGCCGGTGCATCTTTATACGCTCCAGGACGGCATGGCCTCGGAAATCCCGTTCTCGCTGGATCTTTTCGACATTCCCCCGGACAACCCGGCGCGGCGGCTGGCCAAGACCGACGGATTTGCCGGCTTCAGCGTCATGGATGCGAAAACCGGGTTGGACTGGATGGCGTTTCTGGGCGCCTCCTACTGGCGGACTTCGGGCTATAGCGGCCAGTTCGGCCTGTCGGCCCGCGGCCTGGCCATCGACACCGCCATTCCCGACGGTCCCGAGGAGTTTCCGCTGTTCACGCATTTCTGGCTGGAGCCGGAAACCGACAACGGCCTGACCGCCTATGCGCTGCTGGACAGCCCTCGGGCGGCCGGCGCCTATCGCATCGTCTCGCGCCGGGGCGAGGGCGTGGTGCAGGACGTCACCGCCCGCATCTTCATGCGCGATGCGGTCGAACGGCTGGGAATCGCGCCGCTGACCTCGATGTACTGGTTCGGCAAGAACACCCCGCATCTGGCCGCGGACTGGCGCCCCGAGATCCACGATTCCGACGGGCTCGAGATCCAGACCAGCAGCGGCGAGCGGATCTGGCGACCGCTGAACAACCCGCCGCATACCATGGCGAACACGTTCGCCGCGCCTTCGGTCAAGGGATTCGGGCTGATGCAGCGGGAAAGGAATTTCGAGCAATACCAGGATGATGGCGTCTTCTACGAGAAGCGGGCCAGTGCCTGGGTGGCCCCCAAGGGCGACTGGGGCGACGGCACCGTCACCCTGGTCGAGCTGCGCACTGAGGACGAGATCCATGACAATATCGTGGCCTTCTGGCAGCCTGCCGCCCCGGCCAAGCCCGGCGACGCCTATGCGCTGGACTATACGCTGTCCTGGCTCAAGGACAGTCCGCTGACCGGCAGCACCGGGCAATTCGTGGCGGTTCGCGTCGGCGCCGGCGGCGTGCCCGGCCAGCCGCGACCGCGCGACACCATGAAGATCGTCTGCGACTTCACCCCGCATGGTCTGGGGCCTGATCACGAGCCGCGTTTCAACATCACCGCCTCGCGCGGGGTGGTGTCGAACGACGCGGTCTATCCCATCGTCGGCCGCCCGACATGGCGTGCCATGTTCGATCTGGGTTTCGGCAGCTTCGACGAACAGGCGCCGCGCGATGACAGCCCCATCGACCTGCGCGCCTTCGTCTCGAACGGCGACGCCGCGGTGACCGAGACCCTGCTGCTGCAACTCTTTCCAGCGCAGCTGCGCGCCTTGCTGGCGAACAAGCCGTAA
- a CDS encoding crosslink repair DNA glycosylase YcaQ family protein produces the protein MTTRPKLKNRDARRLFLDRHLLLRPGAGPGRGTDLEQVLTGLGFVQVDSVNTLARAHDLILWSRRGRYRPPALERLIARHRAGFEHWTHDAAVIPMRFYPMWRLKFARDEAHMQRRWPTWRREGWDAEFGPVLRRIADHGPASASDLGGDEPRASAGWWDWHPSKTALEYLWRSGRLAIRHRAGFRKVYDLAERVIPAEHLAARLDEAEIIDWAMAAALERLGFATSGELVGFFAIATADEAKRWCAAALSAGRIVEIDVEMADGSLRRSFSTPALLDQVATLPEPVSRVRLLSPFDPALRDRARAERLFGFRYRIEIFVPAEKRRYGYYVFPVMQGDRLIGRLDAKRENGVLVVRAFWPEPGLRMGQGRLAALAAEIRRIAPLAGVEEVRYAPDWLRA, from the coding sequence ATGACGACCCGTCCCAAGCTGAAGAATCGCGACGCGCGCCGGCTGTTTCTGGACCGGCACCTGCTGCTGCGCCCCGGCGCTGGCCCGGGCCGGGGCACGGATCTGGAACAGGTGCTGACCGGCCTGGGCTTCGTGCAGGTGGACAGCGTGAACACCCTGGCGCGGGCGCATGACCTGATCCTGTGGTCGCGGCGCGGCCGCTACCGTCCGCCGGCGCTGGAAAGACTGATCGCCCGCCATCGCGCCGGTTTCGAGCACTGGACCCATGACGCCGCGGTCATCCCGATGCGTTTCTATCCGATGTGGCGGCTGAAATTCGCCCGGGACGAGGCGCATATGCAACGCCGCTGGCCGACATGGCGGCGCGAGGGCTGGGACGCGGAGTTCGGCCCGGTCCTGCGCCGCATCGCCGATCACGGCCCGGCCAGCGCGTCGGACCTGGGCGGCGACGAGCCCAGGGCGTCGGCCGGCTGGTGGGATTGGCATCCGTCCAAGACCGCGCTGGAATACCTGTGGCGCTCGGGCCGGCTGGCGATCCGGCATCGCGCCGGCTTCCGCAAGGTCTATGACCTGGCCGAGCGGGTGATCCCGGCCGAGCATCTGGCCGCGCGCCTTGACGAGGCCGAGATCATCGACTGGGCGATGGCCGCGGCTTTGGAGCGGCTGGGCTTCGCCACCAGCGGCGAACTGGTCGGCTTCTTCGCCATCGCCACGGCGGACGAGGCGAAGCGCTGGTGCGCCGCGGCGCTGTCAGCCGGCCGCATCGTGGAAATCGACGTGGAAATGGCCGACGGCTCGCTGCGGCGCAGTTTCTCGACCCCGGCGCTGCTGGATCAGGTCGCGACGCTGCCCGAGCCCGTGTCGCGCGTCCGGTTGCTCTCGCCCTTCGATCCCGCCTTGCGCGACCGGGCGCGGGCCGAGCGGTTGTTCGGCTTTCGCTACCGCATCGAGATTTTCGTGCCGGCGGAAAAGCGGCGATATGGTTATTACGTCTTTCCGGTCATGCAGGGCGACCGGCTGATCGGGCGGCTGGATGCCAAGCGCGAGAATGGCGTGCTGGTCGTCCGCGCCTTCTGGCCCGAGCCGGGGCTGCGCATGGGCCAGGGCCGGCTTGCCGCCCTGGCGGCCGAGATCCGGCGCATCGCGCCGCTGGCCGGGGTGGAGGAGGTCCGATACGCGCCGGACTGGCTGCGGGCCTAG
- a CDS encoding H-NS histone family protein: MTDPDVNAMPLAELKQLRKDVEKAIDGYATRRMAEARAKAEEAVKEFGFSLAELVEAAAPRPASVAKYRHPENPTLTWSGRGRKPGWIADALAAGKSLGDFAI, translated from the coding sequence ATGACCGATCCTGATGTGAATGCCATGCCGCTGGCCGAGCTGAAACAGCTGCGCAAGGATGTCGAAAAGGCCATCGACGGCTACGCGACCCGCCGCATGGCCGAGGCGCGGGCCAAGGCCGAGGAAGCCGTGAAGGAATTCGGCTTCTCGCTGGCCGAACTGGTCGAGGCGGCGGCGCCGCGCCCGGCCTCTGTCGCGAAATACCGCCACCCGGAGAACCCGACCCTGACCTGGAGCGGCCGCGGCCGCAAGCCGGGCTGGATCGCCGACGCCCTGGCCGCCGGCAAGTCGCTTGGGGATTTCGCCATCTGA
- a CDS encoding 3-deoxy-7-phosphoheptulonate synthase, with translation MPIQTENLHIDTLRPLPAPAALAASLPRDEAISRIVADSRAAIRAILAGRDGRLLVIAGPCSIHDPDAALDYAARLAALRHALADRLEIVMRVYFEKPRTTVGWKGLINDPHLDGSDRIEDGLPLARRLLLEINRMGLPAATEFLDPILPQYFADLIAWGAIGARTTESQIHRQLASGLSCPVGFKNGTDGGVQVALDAIRSAAGSHSFPAITADGRAAIATTTGNDACHVVLRGGHGGPNYGAGHVAAVAEAAATAGIDPGIVIDASHANSGKDPARQPAVIADIAAQIRAGETRIRGVMLESNLVAGRQELVPGQTPVHGQSITDGCIGWEETRALLRDLAETAAGRLRIAA, from the coding sequence ATGCCCATCCAGACCGAGAACCTGCATATCGACACGCTCCGCCCCCTGCCCGCCCCCGCCGCGCTGGCCGCCAGCCTGCCGCGCGACGAGGCGATCTCACGCATCGTGGCCGACAGCCGCGCCGCCATCCGCGCCATCCTTGCCGGTCGCGACGGCCGGCTGCTGGTGATCGCCGGCCCCTGTTCGATCCACGACCCCGATGCGGCGCTGGATTACGCCGCGCGGCTGGCCGCGCTGCGCCATGCGCTTGCCGACCGGCTGGAGATCGTGATGCGGGTCTATTTCGAAAAGCCGCGCACCACCGTGGGCTGGAAAGGGCTGATCAACGACCCGCATCTGGACGGCTCGGACCGCATCGAGGACGGCCTGCCGCTGGCCCGCCGCCTGCTGCTGGAGATCAACCGCATGGGCCTGCCGGCGGCGACCGAGTTCCTCGACCCGATCCTGCCGCAATATTTCGCCGATCTGATCGCCTGGGGCGCCATCGGCGCCCGCACCACGGAAAGCCAGATCCACCGCCAGCTCGCCTCGGGCCTGTCCTGCCCGGTCGGGTTCAAGAACGGCACCGATGGCGGGGTGCAGGTGGCGCTGGACGCCATCCGCTCGGCCGCCGGCTCGCACAGCTTCCCGGCCATCACCGCCGATGGTCGCGCGGCCATCGCCACCACAACCGGCAACGATGCCTGCCATGTCGTGCTGCGCGGCGGCCATGGCGGGCCGAATTACGGCGCCGGCCATGTCGCGGCCGTGGCCGAAGCCGCCGCGACAGCGGGGATCGATCCCGGCATCGTCATCGACGCAAGCCATGCCAACAGCGGCAAGGATCCGGCCCGCCAACCGGCGGTCATCGCCGACATCGCCGCACAGATCCGCGCCGGCGAGACGCGGATTCGCGGCGTCATGCTGGAAAGCAACCTGGTCGCCGGCCGGCAGGAGCTGGTTCCCGGCCAAACCCCGGTCCATGGCCAGAGCATCACCGACGGCTGCATCGGCTGGGAGGAGACCCGCGCCCTGCTGCGGGACCTGGCCGAAACGGCGGCGGGCCGGCTGCGCATCGCCGCCTGA